The proteins below are encoded in one region of Phaseolus vulgaris cultivar G19833 chromosome 1, P. vulgaris v2.0, whole genome shotgun sequence:
- the LOC137815679 gene encoding uncharacterized protein codes for MGLADLIAIPNIAARLKAPEKVGDKVLGPKPNAWCQFHQSFGHTLDSCLALGYQLDDLVKNGFLNDYLLDKRTGGASSSQPASGEGQQHEVPTHGEIHTIVGGFSGGGCTASQRKKYARSVMAVDVFEDHSPDVDITFTKEDLRDVVPHDNDPIVVSLITAGRKVHRVLVD; via the coding sequence ATGGGATTGgcagacctgatcgccattcccaacatagcagccaggcttaaaGCACCTGAGAAAgttggcgacaaggtgttaggaccaaaaccaaacGCATGGTGCcagttccaccagagttttggtcacacccttgattcgtgtttggccctgggttaccagctcgacgatctggtcaagaacGGCTTCTTGAATGActacctgctggacaagaggacggggggtgcgtcgagctctCAGCCGGCGAGCGGTGAAGGCCAGCAGCATGAAGTGCCCACCCATggtgagatccacaccatcgttggaggcttctcaggtggtggatgcactgcatcacagcggaagaagtatgcaaggtctgtgatggcagTGGATGTTTTcgaagatcactcgccagatgtggacattacgttcacaaaggaggatctcagggacgttgtgcctcatgacaacgatcccatagttgtctcgctgatcacggcgggaaggaaggtccacagagtactGGTGGACTaa